GGACCTGAGCAACTAGGGACTAGATTTAGAATCGTCTTCCACTTCTGGTACCCTGATGCAGCAATGTCCAGCAGCCCGTTTCTTTTAGGTTTGCGCCTATACTTACATGACACTAAAAAATGAGCAAGGAAACATAACCCCATCTCGGGTGCAAAGGTCTGGCCTATTCACTTTTATTTAAGTAGCCCAACTGCTTTAACATCTActtgaaaatgtagttttctggAAAAGCACATCATAAAATATGATGTCCTTTTGTATTTCTAGTTTTGCGTTTCCCTAGTTTAAATCTTTTGTTGTGAGTGTCTAAAATATAAAACACTTTTAAAGGTACACATCAGACAACTACTACTTACCTGTAGAAAACATTTGGTTGACAACTAAACATACCCTGCAACTCAAGGTGCCAGCACCTTCGACTGACTTTGAAGGTTTTATTTGGCAAAGCAAGGACAAGGCCTTTTGTTTCTTCAAGTCACAATTTACAATATTCACCATTAGAGAAGCAGAGTGAAACGTGCACACTTGTTCACTTAGAGGAAAAATTACCAATTCTGCATTCAATACCTTATACCTCCCCCTGCTgaagtatttttattttcattttatttttccacttaggTTGGATAGGGCGGGCCAGCATTCTCTGTGTCACAAAGGGGTGAGGGGGAAGGAGTGCTAGTTGCACcccaagtgtgcatgtcggtttggccatccaTCCGAGGCTAgccaatctgacatgcgcacttagaatgcGCAGTGAAACACTTCCGGGTGGAGACAAattcaggctcccactccctccttgaGTGCCATTAcagccactcaggccaatcccagcacttctttcatgttgtgtgggggtggggagggaaggaAGGCAGAAGCAGAGGCAGCGGGAACGGCGGAGGCCGGATAGCGGGGTGTGGCAgataagagtttttttttattattattattttcccccTCCTTTTCCGCGTGCTACCCCGTCAGCTCTTCCTGCCAGCAGCCACCTCTGCCCCATTGCTATAACAAGGTTGACTAGCAACAGATTTTTAAGTTTTGATTGTAAAGATCCTAAGGTCATCTGTTTACTTGAAACTGTTTCTGGCATTCCTAGGTAGGCAAACAAGCTgtgattaaaaaacattttcatttttgctagcGGAAGTGGTGTAAACCAAACAACTTTGCCGATTGCTACACATGGAAACTCAAACAAAAGCTTAAATACATCTTCTTCTATTAGTGAATTTTAACATGTTTTGTAGATTATTTGAGTTGACATGATCAAGGGCGTTTACCTACTTTTGTTTTGTCTAAACATGATTGAATATTgaacaaataaaatatttgtcaCAGTTTCAATAAagtcctctttttcttttctcttttcttgttaGGTTCAGAAAGATGGTAGCCGAAGTGATTCTGCTTCTCCTCGTCACCACCCCCCTTGGTATGTTTTCTCCAACCTGCCCATTATCATGTGATTGCTTCAAGAACCTTCAGGTCTTTTGCGCTAAGGAGAACATGACAGAAATCCCAACAGAATTTCCTTTAAATGTCATAGAAATTGTCTTTGTGGAAACCAGTATTGACACTGTTAAAACTGGTGCTTTCTTAAACAAAACTAATTTGACAAAATTGGTTTTTCTCAACAATCAGTTGACATTTCTGGAACCTGGGGCATTTGATGGGTTGTCAAGTGTTGAGGAACTTAGAATTATTGGTAATCCTTTGTCAACTGTTACTACTGGGATATTTGACAATGTGAGGAATATCAAGAAGCTGGTCATCACGTTTAATTTGATCAAAAAACTTGAAGATGGGCTGTTTGATAAAATGGAGCGCTTGGAATTTCTCGATTTACGGGGGAACAAAATTGATGAACTGCCTAACAGGGTCTTCGATCATGTAAAGAATCTTAACATAGTGAATTTGGATCTGAATCAAATCCATCACATCCCTGCTGGTCTGTTTCGCCAAAACAGTGCCCTTAAAATGCTCAGTATAAAAGACAATTGCATTAAAAACTTGCACCATGATGCATTTGTTAACCTATCAGAACTTGTGGAACTCTACTTAGACGGAAATAACATCACGCAACTTTCTCATAAAGTTTTCTCCAAACTACACAAGCTGGAAAAGCTAAGTCTAGTTCAAAATTTGATCAAGGAGTTGCCTGTGGAAGTGTTTTCCTCTTTACGCAATCTTGTTATGCTAGATCTGGATAGGAACTTGCTTGAAAATCTCCCGCTGGGTATTTTTGGTGCAATGCATAATTTAACAAAATTGTCAATAGCAAAGAACAAGCTGAGGACTCTACCCGGAGGTATTTTCCAGGGGTTAGTTAATATAAATTCCATCATACTGTCTAATAATCTGATCACAATTCTCCCCAGTGGGGTTTTTAGAGGCCTGGTGACCCTCACCAGGCTTTACCTTGAAAATAACAAAATCACATCTCTAGACGTGGAAATGCTAGAGAGCCTCTCTTCACTGGCGCTGATCGACCTCTCCAAAAACCAGCTGAGTACCATCCCCGTGAACATGTTTGGCAAAAATTACAATCTAGAGTCTGTTGTTTTACGTGAAAACCCTTGGATATGCGACTGTCAGCTGGTCTACCTGCTAGACTGGATCCAGCTGAACACAGATTGGTACCAGAACTCTCAAGCACTCTGTGCTGGCCCTCAGAATTTAAAAGGAACCACCATCTCTCTTCTGAAGGAAGAACAACTGCTTTGCTCCTCTTCTGAAGACAGCGCAGACCTTCTGCCTTCTCAAAAACTTGACAATGAACCCAATACCAACATAAGTTATTCATCCATTTTCAGCACCAAATCACTATCTCCGTGTGCCTACAGGACAGTTAACAATATTACCTTCCTTTCATGTAAAATATCCATGTGCAACAGTGTGAAGGTGAGTGTCAAAGGACTCAGTTGCTCAGAAACTCTGGAAGTCAGGTCTAACCAGCAAGTGGATCCAGACAAATGCAGCCCTGTGGTCATGGACATCATCATTCAAGCTAATTAGCAGTGCTAAAAAGAAACTTGAATGACAGCTGCAAGTACTTTGCAGCAATTTAAATGAAAGAAAATTTTAGATCGGGGTGTTCACTGTTGGTCAACAATGTCTATATTCATAGCAGAATTTCAGGAGTGTTCCCTACGTGAATAAAACCCATTCATATTCGTTATATGTGCATTTTTCCCACACGGATATCCTGAAAATCTGATGTGGATCCAGCCTGTTTGAATGAAATTGGTCAGCCACCTTTAGATCATTTGCAAATAAACAATAGCACTTGGAGCAAATTCTCCACTTTAGAATATTTTGTAATTTGGATACTCTTGTACGTGATACATATTTCAGAATATAACGCATGAACTGATAACAGATGTTGTACTGTATCATTGACTATTGTAGTCAGCGAGCCATGACGCTagtcccctgactaccgccatggtgcgccgtattttaaatatggcgtccCATGATGGCATTAGGGTTGCTAAAAGgcgcaagaaaggtggcgctgaACTAGGTGccgagccacttttcataaatctgtgtcTTAGGTTCTAATAGTGAGTGGACAGTGACATCTGTCTGCACATGTATCGCAATTATAAGTAGTGCGAGTAATTACTGGGTGAAATAAAACCTGCACCCTCATTACATTTTGGTAATCAAACCTACTGGAGCTCCAAGAGTGGAAAAGACCTCGACAATACTGGGGCACGTGGCTTTTGGTGCCGTCAGTAGCAAGAGTCGCGTTATGCCCCATTGTCGGCAATAATCGTGGTAGGCCATAGGCTGTAAATTTTGCCGCC
The Pleurodeles waltl isolate 20211129_DDA chromosome 11, aPleWal1.hap1.20221129, whole genome shotgun sequence genome window above contains:
- the LOC138265456 gene encoding carboxypeptidase N subunit 2-like, with the translated sequence MLFDNKLSAGEQRSVLDLRSLAQQRLPMDSTGSKRFRKMVAEVILLLLVTTPLGMFSPTCPLSCDCFKNLQVFCAKENMTEIPTEFPLNVIEIVFVETSIDTVKTGAFLNKTNLTKLVFLNNQLTFLEPGAFDGLSSVEELRIIGNPLSTVTTGIFDNVRNIKKLVITFNLIKKLEDGLFDKMERLEFLDLRGNKIDELPNRVFDHVKNLNIVNLDLNQIHHIPAGLFRQNSALKMLSIKDNCIKNLHHDAFVNLSELVELYLDGNNITQLSHKVFSKLHKLEKLSLVQNLIKELPVEVFSSLRNLVMLDLDRNLLENLPLGIFGAMHNLTKLSIAKNKLRTLPGGIFQGLVNINSIILSNNLITILPSGVFRGLVTLTRLYLENNKITSLDVEMLESLSSLALIDLSKNQLSTIPVNMFGKNYNLESVVLRENPWICDCQLVYLLDWIQLNTDWYQNSQALCAGPQNLKGTTISLLKEEQLLCSSSEDSADLLPSQKLDNEPNTNISYSSIFSTKSLSPCAYRTVNNITFLSCKISMCNSVKVSVKGLSCSETLEVRSNQQVDPDKCSPVVMDIIIQAN